A single genomic interval of Haloterrigena salifodinae harbors:
- a CDS encoding DUF5808 domain-containing protein — MVDKPTSGEILGVPYNFDRPSLGRMISSYWQPGEGMLVEKPFGVGYTLNLANWRSWIVVLVAGALLWQQEQSDSGADEDRRDEPVEVIVDDQDESAN; from the coding sequence ATGGTAGACAAACCGACTTCCGGAGAGATTCTTGGCGTACCGTACAACTTCGATCGACCCAGCCTCGGACGGATGATCTCCTCGTACTGGCAGCCCGGCGAGGGAATGCTCGTCGAGAAGCCTTTCGGCGTCGGCTACACCCTGAACCTCGCCAACTGGCGGTCGTGGATCGTCGTCCTCGTCGCTGGCGCGCTCCTCTGGCAGCAAGAGCAGAGCGACTCCGGCGCCGACGAGGACCGCCGGGACGAACCTGTCGAGGTCATCGTCGACGACCAGGACGAGTCGGCTAACTGA
- a CDS encoding XTP/dITP diphosphatase encodes MVIRFVTGNEGKVREARDYLADLEPVEQIDYDYTEVQSDSLEAIAAHGAREAFEELGSDEPVLVDDAGLFVDALEGFPGPYSSYVEDTVGVERLWRLASEEENRRARFRTVLAYADEDGTETFKGTVAGTLVAPRGEGGFGYDPIFEYNGQTMAEMSTEEKNAISHRGRALAEFAEWYAGRDQ; translated from the coding sequence ATGGTCATTCGATTCGTCACCGGCAACGAGGGGAAGGTTCGCGAGGCGCGAGATTACCTCGCAGACCTCGAGCCAGTTGAACAGATCGACTACGACTACACCGAGGTCCAGAGCGACTCGCTCGAGGCGATTGCGGCCCACGGCGCCCGCGAAGCCTTCGAGGAACTGGGGAGCGACGAACCGGTCCTCGTCGACGACGCGGGACTGTTCGTCGACGCACTCGAGGGGTTCCCGGGACCGTATTCGTCTTACGTGGAGGACACCGTCGGCGTCGAACGCCTCTGGCGACTCGCGAGTGAGGAGGAGAACCGACGGGCGCGATTCAGGACGGTGCTCGCGTACGCCGATGAGGACGGGACCGAGACCTTCAAAGGAACGGTCGCGGGCACGCTCGTCGCCCCGCGCGGCGAGGGCGGCTTCGGCTACGATCCGATCTTCGAGTACAACGGGCAGACGATGGCAGAGATGAGCACCGAAGAGAAAAACGCTATTTCCCACCGCGGCCGCGCGCTGGCCGAGTTTGCGGAGTGGTACGCTGGACGCGATCAGTGA
- the arsM gene encoding arsenite methyltransferase produces MTETDTTTDDATDAPRDQRTHVRERYAEVASADGDCCDAPTTDGDCCDDPAADDDTATECCDTSETDSGCCDASNGEFDLEDDPSRALSHGYEPADLEAAPEESNLGLGCGNPVAISNLEAGETVLDLGSGGGFDCFLAAREVGAAGRVIGVDMTPEMLERARENAAEGEFETVEFRLGEIEHLPVADATVDTIVSNCVVNLSPDKGRVFAEAYRVLRPGGTLAISDLVATEPLPREIRENPDAVDACVGGAATVDELETLLDDAGFVDVSITLEGEWTADLSVASARIEARKPV; encoded by the coding sequence ATGACAGAAACCGATACCACCACCGACGACGCGACCGACGCGCCGCGCGACCAGCGAACGCATGTCCGTGAGCGGTACGCCGAGGTCGCGTCCGCTGACGGAGACTGTTGCGACGCACCGACGACCGACGGCGACTGCTGTGACGACCCCGCGGCCGACGACGACACCGCAACGGAGTGTTGTGACACCTCGGAAACCGACAGCGGCTGCTGTGACGCTTCGAACGGCGAGTTTGACCTCGAGGACGATCCGTCTCGGGCGCTGTCCCACGGCTACGAGCCGGCCGACCTCGAGGCCGCCCCCGAAGAGTCGAACCTCGGGCTCGGCTGTGGTAACCCGGTCGCGATTTCGAACCTCGAGGCCGGCGAGACGGTCCTCGACCTCGGCTCCGGCGGCGGGTTCGACTGCTTCCTCGCGGCCCGCGAGGTCGGCGCCGCGGGACGGGTCATCGGCGTCGACATGACCCCTGAGATGCTCGAGCGCGCTCGCGAGAACGCGGCCGAGGGCGAGTTCGAAACCGTCGAGTTCCGACTGGGCGAGATCGAACACCTCCCGGTCGCGGACGCGACCGTCGATACGATCGTCTCGAATTGCGTCGTCAACCTCTCGCCGGACAAGGGACGAGTGTTCGCGGAGGCGTACAGGGTCCTTCGGCCCGGCGGCACGCTCGCGATTTCGGATCTCGTTGCGACCGAGCCGCTCCCGCGGGAGATCCGCGAGAATCCCGACGCCGTCGACGCCTGCGTCGGCGGGGCCGCGACGGTCGACGAACTGGAAACGCTGCTCGACGACGCCGGCTTCGTCGACGTCTCGATCACCCTCGAGGGCGAGTGGACCGCAGACCTGTCGGTCGCGTCCGCTCGGATCGAAGCGAGAAAACCCGTCTGA
- a CDS encoding pectinesterase family protein, with product MQVESPDFVVARDGSGDFESVQAAIDAVPDFRDAETTIHLESGTYEEKLVVPSSKTNVTLVGEDPEDTILTYDDYNGKENRFGEEMGTTESSSCFLFGDDFTARDLTFQNTAGAVGQAVAVRVDGDRAVFENCRFLGWQDTLYTHGEDSRQYYRDCYVEGRVDFIFGWSTAVFEDCEIFCTGDEGYVTAASTTEDTDYGYLFRNCEIMGDAPDDSFYLGRPWRPYAQTVFVHCHLGEHVRPEGWHNWRDPDKEETAFYAEYENEGPGFTPDERVDWARQLTDEEVAEYTLETVLDGWVPLERLADVDARSSTVDR from the coding sequence ATGCAGGTCGAGAGCCCCGACTTCGTCGTCGCTCGAGATGGGAGCGGCGATTTCGAGTCCGTTCAGGCCGCGATCGACGCCGTTCCGGACTTCCGGGACGCGGAGACGACGATCCACCTCGAGTCCGGGACCTACGAGGAGAAACTGGTGGTGCCGTCCTCCAAGACCAACGTGACTCTCGTCGGCGAGGACCCCGAGGACACGATTCTCACGTACGACGACTACAACGGCAAGGAGAACCGCTTCGGTGAGGAGATGGGGACGACCGAGTCCTCGAGTTGCTTCCTGTTCGGTGACGACTTCACGGCGCGGGACCTCACGTTCCAGAACACGGCGGGCGCCGTAGGGCAGGCCGTTGCCGTCCGTGTCGACGGCGACCGCGCTGTCTTCGAAAACTGCCGATTCCTGGGCTGGCAGGACACCCTCTACACCCACGGCGAGGACAGCCGTCAGTACTACCGTGACTGCTACGTCGAGGGGCGGGTCGACTTCATCTTCGGCTGGTCGACGGCCGTCTTCGAGGACTGCGAGATCTTCTGTACCGGCGACGAGGGGTACGTCACCGCCGCCTCGACGACCGAGGACACCGACTACGGCTACCTCTTCCGGAACTGCGAGATCATGGGCGACGCGCCCGACGACTCCTTCTACCTGGGACGACCGTGGCGGCCCTACGCTCAGACGGTATTCGTTCACTGTCACCTCGGCGAGCACGTTCGGCCCGAGGGGTGGCACAACTGGCGGGACCCCGACAAGGAGGAAACCGCCTTCTATGCCGAGTACGAGAACGAGGGGCCCGGCTTTACGCCCGACGAGCGGGTCGACTGGGCCCGCCAGCTGACCGACGAGGAGGTCGCTGAGTACACCCTCGAGACCGTCCTCGACGGCTGGGTGCCGCTCGAGCGCCTCGCGGACGTCGACGCCCGATCGTCGACCGTCGATCGCTGA
- a CDS encoding DUF7384 family protein: MPDRPNPARVVAAPEVLAADLLVGGDAREALDHVRRHSWVELVASDRLLEETERLVTELADAALAADHRERLEIERVAVDQPADDHPSLASAYRGGAAHLLSYDEGLGSAQAGLSLQPRVSVSVRPPDAFAQLFDPESLYEAVEGGDYPGPDRDPRATE; this comes from the coding sequence ATGCCTGATCGACCGAATCCTGCCCGCGTCGTCGCGGCTCCCGAAGTGCTCGCGGCCGACCTGCTCGTCGGCGGCGATGCCCGCGAGGCCCTCGATCACGTCCGTCGTCACTCCTGGGTCGAACTCGTCGCGAGCGACCGGTTGCTCGAGGAAACCGAACGGCTCGTGACCGAGCTCGCCGACGCGGCCCTCGCGGCCGACCACCGGGAGCGACTCGAGATCGAGCGAGTGGCCGTCGACCAGCCGGCGGACGACCATCCGTCGCTCGCCTCGGCGTACCGAGGGGGAGCCGCACACCTGCTCTCGTACGACGAGGGACTGGGATCAGCGCAGGCGGGCCTCTCCTTACAGCCTCGTGTCTCGGTCAGCGTCCGCCCTCCGGACGCGTTCGCGCAACTGTTCGACCCTGAGAGCCTCTACGAGGCCGTCGAAGGTGGCGACTACCCCGGACCGGATCGGGACCCGCGAGCGACGGAGTAA
- a CDS encoding helix-turn-helix domain-containing protein yields MKRVRITLDPAGEYAPPLYRRFAGGAPSLDRAHIINWNVAAPPTAFLLWLRGDYRRFEPELEASRNVDEYELLPLTERECHCFLEGAVADAARLLFENFTQGSLITVPPIVCNDDGTNTFSIIGTAADIQNAVEGVPDGVGVTVEAVGGETVAPKSAVGQLSERQREAVEAALEIGYYDVPREATAADVARELDCATATAAEHLQKAESKLIGALLER; encoded by the coding sequence ATGAAACGCGTTCGAATCACCTTGGACCCCGCCGGCGAGTACGCGCCGCCGCTGTACCGACGGTTCGCGGGCGGGGCGCCGTCACTGGATCGAGCCCACATTATCAACTGGAACGTCGCGGCGCCGCCGACGGCGTTCCTGCTGTGGCTTCGCGGCGACTACCGCCGGTTTGAGCCCGAACTCGAGGCCAGCCGAAACGTCGACGAGTACGAACTCCTTCCGCTCACCGAACGGGAGTGTCACTGCTTCCTCGAAGGGGCGGTCGCCGACGCCGCACGTCTCCTGTTCGAGAACTTCACGCAGGGGAGTCTGATCACCGTCCCGCCGATCGTCTGCAACGACGACGGGACCAACACGTTCTCGATCATCGGGACGGCTGCCGACATCCAGAACGCGGTCGAGGGCGTCCCCGACGGCGTCGGCGTCACCGTCGAAGCGGTCGGCGGGGAGACTGTCGCCCCGAAGAGCGCCGTCGGACAGCTCTCCGAGCGCCAGCGCGAGGCTGTCGAGGCCGCCCTCGAGATCGGTTACTACGACGTTCCCCGCGAGGCGACGGCGGCCGATGTCGCCCGCGAACTCGACTGCGCGACCGCGACCGCCGCGGAACACCTCCAGAAAGCCGAATCGAAGCTAATCGGAGCCTTGCTCGAGCGGTAG
- a CDS encoding ArsR/SmtB family transcription factor, with product MSSDDNAIETACRSLEGVYDDVEEIVDALTEQRPAEDRVTTQAAVFGALANEHRVRILEALRDGELCACELQVVLEAPQSTVATHLRRLREAGLIKGRKKGKWTYYRIADTAALELLDIGAAVDVPESD from the coding sequence ATGAGTTCGGACGATAACGCGATCGAGACGGCCTGCCGGAGCCTCGAGGGCGTGTACGACGATGTCGAGGAGATAGTTGACGCCCTGACGGAGCAGCGGCCGGCCGAGGACAGGGTCACGACGCAGGCGGCAGTATTCGGCGCGCTCGCGAACGAACACCGAGTACGGATCCTCGAGGCGCTCCGGGACGGCGAGCTGTGCGCCTGCGAACTGCAGGTCGTCCTCGAGGCGCCCCAGTCGACAGTCGCGACCCACCTCCGTCGGCTTCGGGAAGCGGGGCTGATCAAGGGCCGCAAGAAGGGGAAGTGGACCTACTACCGGATCGCCGACACGGCGGCGCTCGAGTTGCTCGATATCGGAGCCGCCGTCGACGTTCCGGAATCCGACTGA
- a CDS encoding cupin domain-containing protein, translating into MDVTDWDDPTRIDDLEGGGERRVLACTDELLLVHYSLSEGKEGEPHSHEETTQASFVIEGSLELRGAYSGTVEAGGSYVIPPGTKHGVRALEPCRVIDAFAPPLAEYLPD; encoded by the coding sequence ATGGACGTCACTGACTGGGACGATCCGACTCGAATCGACGACCTCGAGGGCGGCGGCGAGCGCCGCGTCCTCGCCTGCACGGACGAGCTGCTGCTGGTCCACTACTCGCTGTCGGAAGGCAAGGAGGGCGAGCCACACAGCCACGAGGAGACGACTCAGGCGAGCTTCGTCATCGAGGGCTCGCTCGAACTCCGCGGCGCGTACTCCGGAACGGTCGAGGCCGGGGGCTCCTACGTCATTCCGCCCGGGACGAAACACGGTGTGCGTGCCCTCGAACCGTGTCGCGTGATCGACGCGTTCGCGCCGCCGCTCGCGGAGTATTTGCCTGATTAG
- a CDS encoding YgaP family membrane protein, translating to MQRNVGGLNRIGRGVLGIWLVVMAAAAYQDDKRERAAIAGIAGLGLLQNVWMGFCGGNYLLGVDTTEDSCSAE from the coding sequence ATGCAGCGAAACGTCGGCGGACTCAATCGCATCGGACGCGGCGTGCTCGGCATCTGGCTGGTCGTGATGGCCGCGGCGGCCTACCAGGACGACAAGCGCGAGCGCGCAGCGATAGCGGGCATCGCCGGGCTCGGACTCCTCCAGAACGTCTGGATGGGCTTTTGCGGCGGGAATTACCTGCTCGGGGTCGATACGACCGAGGACTCCTGCTCCGCGGAGTAA
- a CDS encoding guanosine monophosphate reductase gives MNDLRTGLSYGDVLLVPNRSPVDSRSDVDLSTTFTPSVELETPLVSAAMDTVTEAELAIALSRAGGFGVLHRFLTPSEQAEQVARVKDAGEQVGAAIGIDEDYVGRSAALVEAGVDALVVDVAHGHMERTIDAVERLREEFPETDLVAGNVATPAGVEDLAAAGADCVKVGIGPGSHCTTRKVAGAGVPQLTAVDDCAEAAEALEVTVCADGGIRTSGDAVKALMAGADTVMMGSLFAGTEEAPGAVVEVDGTRYKRSRGMATTTAAEKRDDKEENVRADEGVEALTPYKGPVADVVEEFCAGIQSGLSYCGGHTIPAAREKAEFIRVAASAKEREGYHADHDWEGVDVDSTAKAVDGSGSDGGSGNAAAEGDD, from the coding sequence ATGAACGATCTCCGCACCGGATTGAGTTACGGGGACGTGCTCCTCGTTCCGAACCGCTCGCCAGTCGACAGCCGCAGCGACGTGGATCTCTCGACGACGTTCACGCCATCGGTCGAACTCGAGACGCCGCTGGTCTCGGCCGCGATGGACACCGTCACGGAGGCCGAACTGGCGATCGCGCTGTCGCGGGCCGGCGGGTTCGGCGTCCTCCACCGCTTCCTCACGCCGTCGGAGCAGGCCGAACAGGTCGCGCGCGTGAAAGACGCCGGCGAGCAGGTCGGCGCCGCAATCGGGATCGACGAAGACTACGTCGGGCGCAGCGCCGCGCTGGTCGAGGCCGGCGTCGACGCGCTCGTCGTCGATGTCGCCCACGGCCACATGGAACGAACCATCGACGCCGTCGAACGACTCCGTGAGGAGTTCCCCGAGACGGATCTGGTCGCCGGCAACGTCGCGACGCCCGCGGGCGTCGAGGACCTGGCGGCCGCCGGCGCCGACTGCGTGAAGGTCGGCATTGGGCCCGGGTCCCACTGCACCACGCGGAAGGTCGCCGGGGCGGGCGTTCCCCAGTTAACCGCCGTCGACGACTGCGCGGAGGCGGCCGAGGCCCTCGAGGTCACCGTCTGCGCCGACGGCGGCATCCGGACCTCCGGCGATGCGGTGAAGGCGCTGATGGCGGGCGCCGACACCGTGATGATGGGCAGCCTCTTCGCGGGCACCGAGGAGGCCCCCGGCGCGGTCGTCGAGGTCGACGGCACGCGGTACAAGCGCTCGCGCGGCATGGCGACGACGACTGCCGCGGAGAAGCGCGACGACAAGGAGGAGAACGTCCGCGCCGACGAGGGCGTCGAGGCGCTGACCCCGTACAAGGGACCGGTCGCCGACGTCGTCGAGGAGTTCTGCGCGGGCATCCAGTCGGGGCTCTCCTACTGCGGCGGCCACACGATCCCTGCAGCCCGAGAGAAGGCGGAGTTCATCCGCGTTGCGGCCAGCGCGAAGGAACGAGAGGGCTACCACGCCGACCACGACTGGGAAGGCGTCGACGTCGACAGCACGGCGAAGGCCGTCGACGGCTCGGGGTCGGACGGCGGAAGCGGGAACGCGGCCGCGGAAGGCGACGACTGA